One window of the Psilocybe cubensis strain MGC-MH-2018 chromosome 12, whole genome shotgun sequence genome contains the following:
- a CDS encoding putative GPI-anchored cupredoxin (putative GPI-anchored cupredoxin ARB_05732-1), whose translation MLFTASFLSLAAAAVAQTVVNVTVGFTASDPGGIFQFKPNNFNATNGTVINFQFTGAPGNHSVTQAAFNDPCNPLKGGFDSGWVFVPSAPSPVPQWNLTITDASKPIWFFCKQLLPSPHCGAGMVGAINAPTTGNTFAAFQKAAQSAGQNAASVGQGINGLVGVGASASADVGPVASGVTVIALSTTIAGSAPAGTQTAPAPSGSAGGKSGATNVAANSLLALGAAALGFVLV comes from the exons ATGTTATTCACGGCCAGCTTCTTGTCTctcgctgctgccgctgtcGCACAGACGGTGGTGAACGTAACTGTTGGCTTCACTGCGTCGGACCCTGGAGGGATTTTCCAGTTCAAGCCCAACAACTTCAACGCCACCAACGGCACCGTCATCAACTTCCAGTTTACTGGCGC TCCTGGAAACCACTCTGTGACCCAGGCGGCCTTTAATGATCCATGCAACCCTCTCAAGGGCGGCTTTGACTCTGGTTGGGTTTTCGTCCCCAGCGCACCCTCCCCCGTGCCCCAGTGGAACCTGACTATCACCGATGCCTCGAAGC CCATCTGGTTCTTCTGCAAGCAGCTGCTTCCTAGCCCCCACTGTGGTGCCG GTATGGTTGGAGCGATTAACGCACCAACTACTGGGAACACCTTTGCTGCGTTCCAGAAAGCTGCACAGAGTGCTGGCCAAAATGCTGCTTCTGTTGGT CAAGGCATAAATGGCCTCGTTGGAGTCGGTGCATCTGCCTCTGCCGATGTTGGCCCCGTGGCGAGTGGTGTGACCGTCATCGCTCTCTCGACCACAATTGCCGGATCTGCCCCCGCCGGCACTCAGACTGCGCCTGCCCCATCTGGGAGTGCCGGTGGAAAGAGTGGAGCAACTAACGTTGCAGCAAACTCGCTCCTTGCTCTCGGTGCTGCTGCTCTCGGCTTTGTCCTCGTTTAG